The following coding sequences lie in one Arabidopsis thaliana chromosome 3, partial sequence genomic window:
- a CDS encoding TRAF-like family protein (TRAF-like family protein; FUNCTIONS IN: molecular_function unknown; INVOLVED IN: N-terminal protein myristoylation; LOCATED IN: cellular_component unknown; CONTAINS InterPro DOMAIN/s: TRAF-like (InterPro:IPR008974), MATH (InterPro:IPR002083); BEST Arabidopsis thaliana protein match is: RESTRICTED TEV MOVEMENT 3 (TAIR:AT3G58350.1); Has 513 Blast hits to 461 proteins in 22 species: Archae - 0; Bacteria - 0; Metazoa - 0; Fungi - 0; Plants - 505; Viruses - 0; Other Eukaryotes - 8 (source: NCBI BLink).), with translation MKRSRSQNLITEMILLLRVSLHPFVVDGCKWCLTAYPKGYNFIGYLSLYLEVADNGSLPFGWRRHARYTLTLVNQNSKKSFQPNEVQEWFDDSIKWGCPSMFPLNEIHAKDSGFLVNGELKIVAEIDILEVIGDVDVSEGISTVKETIHVNGFQLLPSQAKSVSHIFERHPEIASEIHPKNSSLRTGYMSLLLSLIETLSQSPQELSKDDLCDVYIAIGCMKNAGFKLDWLENKLYEVAQKKEDDEAGETRLREMEEKLKDLKLKCSKMEALVEEEKAKVSAAKAHLSFDDVV, from the exons ATGAAGAGGAGTCGGAGCCAGAATTTGATTACGGAGATGATTCTCCTTTTGAGGGTATCCCTGCATCCTTTTGTCGTCGATGGCTGCAAATG GTGTCTAACTGCTTATCCAAAGGGATATAACTTTATTGGTTACTTGTCTCTGTATCTGGAAGTCGCCGATAATGGATCATTGCCTTTTGGATGGAGAAGACATGCTCGATATACCCTAACTTTAGTAAATCAAAACTCGAAAAAAAGCTTCCAACCAAATG AAGTACAAGAGTGGTTTGACGACTCAATCAAATGGGGTTGTCCATCCATGTTTCCCCTAAATGAAATCCATGCCAAAGATAGTGGATTTCTAGTAAACGGGGAACTCAAAATTGTTGCCGAGATAGATATCCTTGAAGTTATTGGAGACGTAGATGTATCAGAAGGTATTTCAACAGTAAAGGAAACCATACATGTTAATGGCTTTCAACTTCTTCCTTCACAG GCAAAATCTGTTAGCCATATTTTTGAAAGACACCCAGAGATTGCATCTGAAATCCACCCAAAGAACTCAAGTCTTAGGACTGGTTACATGAGTTTGCTACTCAGTCTGATTGAGACTTTATCTCAGTCACCTCAAGAACTCTCCAAGGATGATTTGTGTGACGTATATATTGCAATTGGATGTATGAAAAATGCAGGGTTTAAGTTGGATTGGTTGGAGAACAAACTTTATGAGGTGGCACAAAAGAAGGAGGATGATGAAGCTGGTGAGACTCGGCTACGAGAAATGGAGGAAAAGTTGAAGGACTTGAAGCTCAAGTGTTCAAAAATGGAAGCGCTagtggaggaagagaaagcCAAGGTGTCGGCTGCAAAAGCTCATCTCTCATTCGATGATGTTGTTTGA
- a CDS encoding TRAF-like family protein, translating to MTKQVGKKFAWVIKNFSSLQCKKFYSVPFQIGDCKWRLSIYPKGNNCDYLSLFLEVADFKSLPSGWRRYVKLRLYIVKQLSTLIRKTHRWFDQEMWGWGFLYMLPLTKLHDEKEGFLVNGELMIVAEVDALGFIDPLNESEESEDPTQPLKKIKLNDDGAVSSDLLEEASPRKESMEVNGFQVLPSQVESVRLIFERHPDIASEFRAKNQYLRKACMDFLLSLVETLCQSLQEFSNEDLVEADIALTYLKDAGFKVDWLEKKLDQVRDKKEKERSCLAKLQETEETLLKLKQKCTELDALMDTEKAELSAIRTPLSFEDVV from the exons ATGACCAAGCAAGTTGGTAAGAAGTTCGCTTGGGTGATAAAGAACTTCTCCTCTTTGCAATGTAAGAAGTTTTATTCTGTTCCATTCCAGATTGGTGACTGCAAATG gcGTCTTTCTATCTATCCAAAAGGAAACAACTGCGATTACTTGTCTCTGTTTCTGGAAGTCGCTGATTTTAAATCACTACCTTCTGGATGGAGAAGATACGTAAAACTTCGgctatatatagtaaaacag TTGTCAACACTGATAAGGA AAACACATCGCTGGTTTGATCAGGAAATGTGGGGTTGGGGTTTCCTATATATGCTTCCCCTTACCAAACTTCATGACGAAAAGGAAGGGTTTCTAGTTAATGGAGAACTCATGATTGTTGCTGAGGTAGATGCTCTTGGATTCATTGACCCCTTAAATGAGTCAGAGGAATCTGAAGATCCAACCCAACCTCTGAAAAAGATTAAGCTTAATGATGATGGTGCGGTGTCTAGTGATTTGCTTGAGGAAGCTTCACCCAGAAAGGAAAGCATGGAGGTCAACGGATTTCAAGTTCTTCCTTCACAG GTAGAATCTGTGAGACTTATATTTGAAAGACACCCTGACATTGCATCAGAATTCCGTGCAAAGAACCAATATCTGAGGAAAGCATGCATGGATTTCCTTCTCAGCCTTGTTGAGACGCTGTGCCAGTCACTGCAAGAGTTCTCCAATGAAGATCTTGTGGAAGCAGACATCGCGCTGACATACTTGAAAGATGCGGGGTTCAAGGTGGACTGGTTGGAGAAAAAGTTGGACCAAGTAAGAGataagaaggagaaagagcgGTCTTGTTTGGCCAAGCtccaagaaacagaggaaacttTACTGAAATTGAAGCAAAAGTGTACAGAGCTAGATGCTCTAATGGATACTGAAAAGGCAGAGTTGTCAGCTATAAGAACTCCTCTATCATTTGAAGATGTTGTTTGA
- a CDS encoding TRAF-like family protein (TRAF-like family protein; CONTAINS InterPro DOMAIN/s: TRAF-like (InterPro:IPR008974), MATH (InterPro:IPR002083); BEST Arabidopsis thaliana protein match is: TRAF-like family protein (TAIR:AT3G58340.1); Has 815 Blast hits to 676 proteins in 51 species: Archae - 0; Bacteria - 0; Metazoa - 12; Fungi - 31; Plants - 751; Viruses - 0; Other Eukaryotes - 21 (source: NCBI BLink).), whose amino-acid sequence MNLLFFLQVLQFDQEESFTTSMTKQVGKKFAWVIKNFSSLQCKKFYSVPFQIGDCKWRLSIYPKGNNCDYLSLFLEVADFKSLPSGWRRYVKLRLYIVKQEMWGWGFLYMLPLTKLHDEKEGFLVNGELMIVAEVDALGFIDPLNESEESEDPTQPLKKIKLNDDGAVSSDLLEEASPRKESMEVNGFQVLPSQVESVRLIFERHPDIASEFRAKNQYLRKACMDFLLSLVETLCQSLQEFSNEDLVEADIALTYLKDAGFKVDWLEKKLDQVRDKKEKERSCLAKLQETEETLLKLKQKCTELDALMDTEKAELSAIRTPLSFEDVV is encoded by the exons ATgaacttattattttttcttcaggTCCTGCAGTTTGATCAGGAAGAATCTTTTACTACATCAATGACCAAGCAAGTTGGTAAGAAGTTCGCTTGGGTGATAAAGAACTTCTCCTCTTTGCAATGTAAGAAGTTTTATTCTGTTCCATTCCAGATTGGTGACTGCAAATG gcGTCTTTCTATCTATCCAAAAGGAAACAACTGCGATTACTTGTCTCTGTTTCTGGAAGTCGCTGATTTTAAATCACTACCTTCTGGATGGAGAAGATACGTAAAACTTCGgctatatatagtaaaacag GAAATGTGGGGTTGGGGTTTCCTATATATGCTTCCCCTTACCAAACTTCATGACGAAAAGGAAGGGTTTCTAGTTAATGGAGAACTCATGATTGTTGCTGAGGTAGATGCTCTTGGATTCATTGACCCCTTAAATGAGTCAGAGGAATCTGAAGATCCAACCCAACCTCTGAAAAAGATTAAGCTTAATGATGATGGTGCGGTGTCTAGTGATTTGCTTGAGGAAGCTTCACCCAGAAAGGAAAGCATGGAGGTCAACGGATTTCAAGTTCTTCCTTCACAG GTAGAATCTGTGAGACTTATATTTGAAAGACACCCTGACATTGCATCAGAATTCCGTGCAAAGAACCAATATCTGAGGAAAGCATGCATGGATTTCCTTCTCAGCCTTGTTGAGACGCTGTGCCAGTCACTGCAAGAGTTCTCCAATGAAGATCTTGTGGAAGCAGACATCGCGCTGACATACTTGAAAGATGCGGGGTTCAAGGTGGACTGGTTGGAGAAAAAGTTGGACCAAGTAAGAGataagaaggagaaagagcgGTCTTGTTTGGCCAAGCtccaagaaacagaggaaacttTACTGAAATTGAAGCAAAAGTGTACAGAGCTAGATGCTCTAATGGATACTGAAAAGGCAGAGTTGTCAGCTATAAGAACTCCTCTATCATTTGAAGATGTTGTTTGA
- a CDS encoding TRAF-like superfamily protein (TRAF-like superfamily protein; CONTAINS InterPro DOMAIN/s: TRAF-like (InterPro:IPR008974), MATH (InterPro:IPR002083); BEST Arabidopsis thaliana protein match is: TRAF-like family protein (TAIR:AT3G58340.1); Has 319 Blast hits to 301 proteins in 24 species: Archae - 0; Bacteria - 0; Metazoa - 0; Fungi - 10; Plants - 307; Viruses - 0; Other Eukaryotes - 2 (source: NCBI BLink).) → MAKPFDKKFGWVIKDFSSLQSEKCCSVPVLISESKWRLIVFPKGNNSEYFVRFYETKLTRESRQSLAFDEEIFGLVFMTSALTPFCFFFSFLEMARPHRPLSPFFIHSNILVSLSGKTEHCFDGKSTTWGFPAMLSLSKLHEKDGGFLVNGEVMIVAELDVFEVIGTLDESEKSEEASKLVTKKTENLGAESNELLKKTSPPKESNNVKQVENSVKTSPKNKRMWVTFLIIVFFLIGALGKAHEKHLAAKERNFSQNWKVIRPGLEALLSCSCLMLFYYYASLVFSFVCSFFVS, encoded by the exons ATGGCAAAGCCTTTTGATAAGAAGTTTGGTTGGGTGATAAAggatttctcttctttgcagTCTGAGAAGTGTTGTTCTGTTCCAGTCTTGATCAGCGAGTCTAAAtg GCGTCTTATTGTCTTTCCCAAAGGAAATAACAGTGAATACTTTGTTAGGTTTTATGAGACAAAGCTCACAAGAGAGAGTAGACAATCACTTG CGTTTGATGAGGAGATCTTCGGCCTTGTTTTCATGACTTCGGCCTTGACTcctttctgcttcttcttctctttcttggaGATGGCTCGGCCTCATCGGCctctctctcctttcttcATACACTCTAATATACTTGTCTCTCTATCTGGAA AAACAGAGCACTGTTTTGATGGCAAGTCAACCACATGGGGTTTTCCAGCAATgctttctctttcaaaacttCATGAAAAAGATGGTGGATTTCTTGTCAACGGAGAAGTCATGATTGTTGCAGAGTTGGATGTTTTTGAAGTTATTGGCACATTAGATGAATCAGAGAAATCTGAAGAGGCATCTAAACTTGTGACCAAGAAAACTGAGAATCTTGGTGCTGAGTCTAATGAGTTGCTCAAGAAAACTTCACCACCAAAGGAGAGCAACAATGTTAAACAG GTTGAAAATTCTGTGAAAACCAGTCCAAAGAACAAACGTATGTGGGTAACATTTCTGATTATCGTCTTCTTTCTAATCGGGGCTCTTGGTAAGGCGCATGAGAAACACTTGGCAGCAAAGGAGAGAAACTTTTCTCAGAATTGGAAAGTGATAAGACCTGGACTGGAAGCTCTTCTTTCATGCAGCTGTTTGatgcttttttattattatgcCTCTTTGGTATTTTCGTTTGTTTGCTCATTCTTTGTTTCATGA
- a CDS encoding MATH domain/coiled-coil protein has protein sequence MEKQAHKKFCWIIKNFSPQSERLYSVPVLIGDCKWRPIAYPIRDKYFSLCLQVVDFESLPCGWGRYVELRLTLRNQHNSLNLSIKADHCFDEKRTTWGIPIPERIPICKLQTELYQSEHVVKGDFKIIAEVDVFEAVGTLTESDISGKASELLTKKIRNDGNESGDLLKKTSPEKESNHVDVNGFQVLPSQVEYVRSIFERHPDIAVEFRAKNQHLRTSCMIFLLSLIETLCQSLEELSNEDLVEADIALTYVKDAGFKVDWLEKKLDQVKDKKEREQSGLARLHELEEYLLKLKQKCSNLDLLVEKENVELSATRTPMSFNDVV, from the exons ATGGAGAAGCAAGCTCataaaaagttttgttggaTAATAAAGAACTTCTCTCCGCAATCTGAGAGGTTATATTCTGTTCCAGTCTTGATCGGGGACTGCAAATG GCGTCCTATCGCTTATCCCATTCGAGATAAGTACTTTTCTCTGTGTCTACAAGTGGTTGATTTTGAATCATTACCTTGTGGATGGGGAAGATACGTAGAACTTCGGCTAACTTTACGGAACCAACATAATTCTCTCAATCTTTCCATAAAAGCAG ATCACTGTTTTGACGAAAAGCGTACCACTTGGGGTATTCCAATTCCAGAAAGGATTCCCATATGCAAACTTCAGACTGAACTTTATCAGTCTGAACATGTGGTGAAAGGAGACTTCAAGATTATTGCAGAGGTTGATGTTTTTGAAGCTGTTGGGACATTGACTGAATCAGATATTTCGGGAAAAGCATCTGAACTtctgaccaaaaaaatacgGAATGATGGCAATGAGTCTGGTGATTTGCTCAAGAAAACTTcaccagaaaaagaaagcaaccAT GTAGATGTCAATGGCTTTCAAGTTCTTCCTTCACAG GTGGAATATGTGAGATCAATATTTGAAAGACACCCTGACATTGCAGTAGAGTTCCGAGCAAAGAACCAACATCTGAGGACATCATGCATGATTTTTCTGCTTAGTTTAATTGAGACACTGTGCCAGTCACTTGAAGAGCTCTCAAATGAAGATCTTGTGGAAGCAGACATTGCATTGACATATGTGAAAGATGCAGGATTTAAG GTGGAttggttggagaagaagctggACCAAGTGAAAGACAAGAAGGAGAGAGAACAGTCTGGTTTAGCCCGGCTTCACGAACTAGAGGAATATTTActtaaactgaagcaaaagtGTTCAAACTTGGATCTTCTAGTGGAGAAGGAGAATGTAGAGTTGTCGGCCACCAGAACTCCTATGTCATTCAATGATGTTGTTTGA
- a CDS encoding MATH domain/coiled-coil protein (TRAF-like family protein; CONTAINS InterPro DOMAIN/s: TRAF-like (InterPro:IPR008974), MATH (InterPro:IPR002083); BEST Arabidopsis thaliana protein match is: TRAF-like family protein (TAIR:AT3G58410.1); Has 947 Blast hits to 668 proteins in 116 species: Archae - 6; Bacteria - 76; Metazoa - 52; Fungi - 17; Plants - 683; Viruses - 3; Other Eukaryotes - 110 (source: NCBI BLink).), which yields MEKQAHKKFCWIIKNFSPQSERLYSVPVLIGDCKWRPIAYPIRDKYFSLCLQVVDFESLPCGWGRYVELRLTLRNQHNSLNLSIKADHCFDEKRTTWGIPIPERIPICKLQTELYQSEHVVKGDFKIIAEVDVFEAVGTLTESDISGKASELLTKKIRNDGNESGDLLKKTSPEKESNHVNESKPVRKLRNFVVLYKRHAAMCSVLQEPICLLGIFHYTNGEASWAEVRVGVFLLNMTLCLPDSQLFPSEVVKARLTIVNQLSEKLSISKESEHCFDEQNPTLGYTFPYELLVEDGGFLVNEDLMIIVEVIGASDVFEDSSTQGKVDVNGFQVLPSQVEYVRSIFERHPDIAVEFRAKNQHLRTSCMIFLLSLIETLCQSLEELSNEDLVEADIALTYVKDAGFKVDWLEKKLDQVKEKKEKELSDMVQLQEMEDHLLKLKQSCSDLDDLVVKKKDELSVTRSPLSFDDVV from the exons ATGGAGAAGCAAGCTCataaaaagttttgttggaTAATAAAGAACTTCTCTCCGCAATCTGAGAGGTTATATTCTGTTCCAGTCTTGATCGGGGACTGCAAATG GCGTCCTATCGCTTATCCCATTCGAGATAAGTACTTTTCTCTGTGTCTACAAGTGGTTGATTTTGAATCATTACCTTGTGGATGGGGAAGATACGTAGAACTTCGGCTAACTTTACGGAACCAACATAATTCTCTCAATCTTTCCATAAAAGCAG ATCACTGTTTTGACGAAAAGCGTACCACTTGGGGTATTCCAATTCCAGAAAGGATTCCCATATGCAAACTTCAGACTGAACTTTATCAGTCTGAACATGTGGTGAAAGGAGACTTCAAGATTATTGCAGAGGTTGATGTTTTTGAAGCTGTTGGGACATTGACTGAATCAGATATTTCGGGAAAAGCATCTGAACTtctgaccaaaaaaatacgGAATGATGGCAATGAGTCTGGTGATTTGCTCAAGAAAACTTcaccagaaaaagaaagcaaccATGTCAATGAATCTAAACCGGTAAGAAAGTTAAGAAACTTTGTGGTACTTTACAAGAGACATGCTGCTATGTGTTCTGTATTACAAGAGCCTATTTGTTTGCTAGGAATCTTTCATTACACCAACGGAGAAGCAAGTTGGGCAGAAGTTCGTGTGG GCGTCTTCTTGCTGAATATGACCTTGTGCCTTCCTGATTCTCAATTATTCCCTTCTGAAGTTGTCAAAGCTCGTCTAACAATAGTAAATCAATTATCTGAAAAGCTATCCATATCGAAAG AATCAGAGCACTGCTTTGATGAGCAGAATCCTACCTTGGGTTATACATTCCCTTATGAACTCCTTGTGGAAGATGGTGGATTTCTGGTAAACGAAGATCTCATGATTATTGTTGAAGTTATTGGTGCATCAGATGTATTTGAGGATTCCTCTACCCAGGGAAAGGTAGATGTCAATGGCTTTCAAGTTCTTCCTTCACAG GTGGAATATGTGAGATCAATATTTGAAAGACACCCTGACATTGCAGTAGAGTTCCGAGCAAAGAACCAACATCTGAGGACATCATGCATGATTTTTCTGCTTAGTTTAATTGAGACACTGTGCCAGTCACTTGAAGAGCTCTCAAATGAAGATCTTGTGGAAGCAGACATTGCATTGACATATGTGAAAGATGCAGGATTTAAGGTGGAttggttggagaagaagctggaccaagtaaaagaaaagaaggagaaagaactGTCTGATATGGTTCAGCTACAAGAAATGGAGGACCATTTACTGAAACTGAAGCAAAGCTGTTCAGATCTTGATGATCtagtggtgaagaagaaggacgagTTGTCGGTTACCAGATCTCCGCTGTCATTCGATGATGTTGTTTGA
- a CDS encoding TRAF-like superfamily protein (TRAF-like superfamily protein; CONTAINS InterPro DOMAIN/s: TRAF-like (InterPro:IPR008974), MATH (InterPro:IPR002083); BEST Arabidopsis thaliana protein match is: TRAF-like family protein (TAIR:AT3G58410.1); Has 1621 Blast hits to 1160 proteins in 208 species: Archae - 7; Bacteria - 111; Metazoa - 174; Fungi - 133; Plants - 925; Viruses - 9; Other Eukaryotes - 262 (source: NCBI BLink).), with translation MSLDLKMQDKFTWVLEKFSSLKDQCYSPVFTVAGCNWRLLSFLKGAKNDRYFSVYLDLEPGSLPPGWRREVKFSITLDNVCPNTDRVLGGPCFFDAKSNIWGFQDFLLLEKLVNIAEGFLVNDRLTIVAEVDVLPSIVVPLEPVKIISSQEKLDDDDDDCDDASEESSDDGDASQEYTDDNDDEVCDISRLNLVNAIENAFYTSIRSCNSLVAETEVSNDENDDAPKKDVDDEASSLVLNDSARNGSSIEQVKKTRLHLVLEDASRGRDPNTVACVTETCDYVLMEIQSDKETVDINGFVVVSSKAESVRRILERHPDISVEFRGKNQQLRNACMNFLLSLIETMCQSLEELSNEDLVEADVALTYLRDAGFKVDWLEKKLDQLKEKKEEEMSGLARLHEIEENLVILKQKWSDLGALAEKEKADFVASKTEVSNNENDYANKEDVDDEASSLVWTDSARDTKTGGKAFNNVASVAETSNNVLTEIPPAKETTDVNGFEVFMSQTKLDEVSRKKKMEQGSGPRLQTMEERLQKLKLLFVDLESQLQKEKVEALVARAPLSFNDGVCRFSGFCGFVGESLFSYAWKQGPSLYSLSFMSNGTE, from the exons ATGTCATTAGATTTGAAGATGCAAGATAAATTTACTTGGGTTTTGGAAAAGTTCTCATCTTTGAAAGATCAGTGCTACTCTCCCGTCTTCACGGTCGCCGGCTGCAATTG gcgtcttctttcttttctcaaagGAGCTAAGAATGATCGTTACTTTTCCGTGTATCTTGATCTTGAGCCTGGATCTTTGCCACCAGGATGGAGAAGAGAAGTGAAATTTAGCATTACTCTTGACAATGTTTGCCCTAATACCGACAGAGTATTAG GAGGGCCATGCTTTTTCGATGCAAAGAGTAACATTTGGGGTTTTCAAGATTTCTTGCTCCTTGAAAAACTTGTTAATATAGCTGAAGGATTTTTGGTGAATGACAGACTCACTATCGTCGCTGAAGTAGATGTTTTACCTTCTATTGTTGTGCCATTGGAACCTGTGAAGATTATTTCATCTCAAGAGAAgttagatgatgatgatgatgattgtgaCGACGCATCTGAAGAGAGTTCGGATGATGGAGATGCATCCCAGGAGTATactgatgataatgatgatgaagtttgTGACATAAGTCGTTTGAACCTAGTGAATGCCATAGAGAATGCTTTTTATACGAGTATTAGAAGTTGTAATAGTTTGGTGGCTGAGACTGAGGTTTCCaatgatgaaaatgatgatgcaCCTAAAaaagatgttgatgatgaggcTTCATCTCTTGTTTTGAATGATAGTGCTAGAAACGGAAGTAGTATAGAACAAGTGAAAAAGACGAGGCTTCATCTCGTGTTGGAGGATGCCTCTCGTGGTAGGGATCCTAACACCGTGGCATGTGTTACGGAGACTTGTGATTATGTGCTTATGGAGATTCAATCAGATAAGGAAACAGTGGATATCAATGGGTTTGTGGTTGTTTCTTCCAAG GCGGAATCTGTGAGACGTATACTCGAAAGACACCCAGACATATCAGTGGAGTTTCGTGGAAAGAACCAACAACTGAGGAACGCATGTATGAATTTCCTGCTCAGCTTAATCGAAACGATGTGCCAGTCACTGGAGGAGCTCTCGAATGAAGATCTTGTGGAAGCAGACGTAGCGTTGACATACTTGAGAGATGCAGGGTTTAAGGTTGAttggttggagaagaagctggACCAACTAAAGGaaaagaaggaggaagagatgtCTGGTTTGGCCAGGCTCCATGAGATAGAGGAAAATCTAGTGATATTGAAGCAAAAGTGGTCAGACCTGGGTGCTCTTgcggagaaggagaaggcaGACTT TGTGGCATCTAAGACTGAGGTTTCTAACAATGAAAATGATTATGCAAATAAAGAAGATGTCGATGATGAGGCTTCATCTCTTGTTTGGACTGACAGTGCTAGAGACACAA AAACTGGTGGTAAGGCGTTTAACAATGTGGCATCTGTTGCAGAGACTTCAAATAATGTGCTTACAGAGATTCCACCAGCAAAGGAAACTACGGATGTCAATGGGTTTGAGGTTTTTATGTCCCAG ACAAAGCTGGATGAGGTCTctcggaagaagaagatggagcaGGGTAGTGGGCCCCGGCTACAAACAATGGAGGAACGGTTGCAGAAGCTGAAGCTTTTGTTCGTGGATCTTGAATCTCAGCTGCAGAAGGAAAAAGTGGAGGCTTTGGTTGCGAGAGCTCCTCTCTCATTCAACGATGGTGTTTGCAGATTTTCAGGATTTTGTGGCTTTGTAGGtgaatctttgttttcttatgccTGGAAGCAAGGCCCAAGTTTGTATTCTTTGAGTTTTATGTCGAATGGGACTGAGTAG
- a CDS encoding Adenine nucleotide alpha hydrolases-like superfamily protein (Adenine nucleotide alpha hydrolases-like superfamily protein; FUNCTIONS IN: molecular_function unknown; INVOLVED IN: response to stress; LOCATED IN: cellular_component unknown; EXPRESSED IN: carpel; EXPRESSED DURING: 4 anthesis; CONTAINS InterPro DOMAIN/s: UspA (InterPro:IPR006016), Rossmann-like alpha/beta/alpha sandwich fold (InterPro:IPR014729), Universal stress protein A (InterPro:IPR006015); BEST Arabidopsis thaliana protein match is: Adenine nucleotide alpha hydrolases-like superfamily protein (TAIR:AT3G11930.2); Has 5955 Blast hits to 5729 proteins in 1233 species: Archae - 504; Bacteria - 4276; Metazoa - 131; Fungi - 103; Plants - 779; Viruses - 0; Other Eukaryotes - 162 (source: NCBI BLink).): METYVDAIGEDTAATTTTAETAANKNKKKLKVMVAIDESKNSFDALEWAVDHLRVVISAEPETGQEGGLLTLLHVHPTYLQYIYPSGGTASAVYATDSVPEPMRKAREESTTNLFTRALEICRGKMVKTETMILEGDPKEMICQAVEQTHVDLLVVGSRGLGMIKRAFLGSVSDYCAQHAKCPILIVRPPRETSTSNTKEHKSK; this comes from the exons ATGGAGACTTACGTTGATGCGATTGGAGAGGACACGGCAGCCACAACAACGACGGCGGAGACGGCTGCAaataagaacaagaagaagttgaaagtGATGGTTGCGATTGATGAGAGCAAGAACAGCTTCGATGCGTTGGAATGGGCTGTGGATCATCTCAGAGTTGTTATTAGTGCCGAACCGGAAACCGGTCAAGAAGGCGGTTTACTTACGTTGCTTCATGTTCACCCAACGTACCTTCAATATATCTATCCTTCTGGTGGAACtg CTTCGGCGGTGTATGCGACAGATTCAGTGCCCGAACCAATGAGGAAAGCACGAGAAGAGAGTACGACAAACTTATTCACACGGGCATTGGAGATATGCCGAGGCAAAATG GTGAAGACAGAGACTATGATATTGGAAGGAGATCCTAAGGAGATGATATGCCAAGCCGTCGAGCAAACACATGTTGatcttcttgttgttggtAGCCGTGGACTCGGCATGATCAAAAG GGCATTTTTAGGGAGTGTAAGTGACTACTGTGCCCAACATGCAAAATGTCCAATTCTCATTGTGCGACCGCCTAGAGAAACCTCAACTAGTAACACGAAGGAACACAAGAGCAAGTGA